One genomic region from Desertifilum tharense IPPAS B-1220 encodes:
- a CDS encoding DUF4346 domain-containing protein — translation MNPTAQTITKIDEQLSKREIELDPGGYFIIYLDREAKLICAKHYTNVINDRGLAVDPETGEVIPARGKVNRTAETLFTGKTAKEVCVKIFEQTHPSPVTLLDHAAYLGRELVRAEMALIHAQEYVQD, via the coding sequence ATGAACCCAACTGCCCAAACCATCACTAAAATTGACGAACAACTCTCCAAACGAGAGATCGAACTCGATCCAGGCGGCTATTTCATTATTTACTTAGATCGAGAGGCAAAACTCATTTGTGCCAAGCACTATACCAACGTCATTAACGATCGCGGTTTAGCCGTCGATCCCGAAACCGGAGAAGTCATTCCCGCACGCGGAAAAGTTAACCGCACCGCCGAAACCCTATTTACCGGGAAAACAGCCAAAGAAGTGTGCGTCAAGATTTTCGAGCAAACTCACCCCTCGCCTGTCACCTTACTCGATCATGCGGCTTATTTAGGGCGAGAATTGGTCAGAGCCGAGATGGCTCTGATTCATGCTCAAGAGTACGTGCAAGATTAA
- a CDS encoding ATP-binding protein, which yields MPKLDSIAIANIQTLQRQAASLLLYQDVWRNPASQAFLHLLNTLTQVEININHCLQAYGNWFSAIAQTGQTWPDFLIQQILQSENPFTQQAQHQDLATLPLALVKAAQSDLQVLQDIYNCDCQLLAQWVQQVAELPKMPTVWVVEAQAPHFLQQSNNWAKALPELAQYYRQHGVGLFARFRAFRYSTGQLIGIAVPDPIQLEELAGYDAQREALLKNTEFLLAGYPALHVLLYGSRGSGKSSLVKGLLHRYEHLRLIEVGKSELTHLPEIVERLRSLPQKFIIFVDDLSFEEDDDAFKSLKVVLEGNLTARPQNMVVYATSNRRHLIREFFSDRPRPSNAEEVNAWDTVQEKLSFSDRFGLTLTFESANQDTYLEIVRHLAQLAALDLSWEDIRDRALQWATRHNGRSGRTARQFVDFLQAEIALSSLERG from the coding sequence ATGCCTAAACTTGACAGTATCGCGATCGCGAATATTCAAACCCTGCAACGCCAAGCTGCCTCTTTGTTACTCTACCAAGATGTTTGGCGAAACCCTGCAAGTCAAGCGTTTCTTCATCTCCTCAATACCTTGACTCAGGTTGAGATTAATATCAATCATTGCTTGCAAGCCTATGGGAATTGGTTTAGCGCGATCGCTCAAACCGGACAAACTTGGCCCGATTTTTTGATTCAACAGATTCTACAATCGGAGAATCCGTTTACCCAGCAAGCCCAACATCAAGACTTAGCAACCCTACCTCTAGCGCTCGTTAAGGCGGCTCAGTCTGACTTACAGGTGCTACAAGATATTTATAACTGCGATTGTCAATTGCTGGCTCAGTGGGTGCAGCAGGTGGCTGAACTGCCTAAAATGCCCACCGTCTGGGTTGTAGAGGCTCAAGCGCCCCATTTTTTGCAACAGAGTAATAATTGGGCTAAGGCTCTTCCAGAGTTAGCTCAGTATTATCGTCAGCATGGGGTGGGATTGTTTGCTCGGTTCCGCGCCTTTCGTTACTCTACAGGACAACTGATCGGCATTGCAGTTCCCGATCCGATTCAGTTAGAAGAATTGGCCGGATATGATGCCCAACGAGAGGCTTTACTCAAAAATACAGAATTTTTATTAGCCGGCTACCCGGCGTTGCATGTTCTGCTTTACGGGAGTCGAGGTAGCGGTAAATCGTCTTTAGTGAAGGGATTGTTGCATCGATACGAGCATCTTCGCTTAATTGAAGTGGGCAAGTCGGAGTTAACCCACCTGCCAGAAATTGTAGAGCGCCTGCGAAGTCTGCCTCAGAAGTTTATTATCTTTGTAGATGATTTATCGTTTGAAGAGGATGATGATGCATTTAAATCGCTCAAGGTGGTGTTAGAAGGGAACTTGACGGCACGACCCCAAAATATGGTAGTCTATGCCACCTCTAACCGTCGCCACTTGATTCGCGAGTTTTTTAGCGATCGCCCTCGTCCCAGCAATGCCGAAGAAGTGAATGCTTGGGATACAGTACAAGAAAAACTCTCGTTTAGCGATCGCTTTGGCTTAACGCTGACCTTTGAAAGCGCCAATCAAGACACCTATCTAGAAATTGTCCGCCATTTGGCTCAGTTAGCCGCCCTCGATCTATCTTGGGAGGATATTCGCGATCGCGCCTTGCAATGGGCAACCCGTCACAATGGTCGCTCTGGACGAACGGCCCGCCAATTTGTAGACTTTCTTCAAGCGGAAATTGCTTTATCTTCCCTAGAACGAGGGTAA